In one window of Pseudomonas chlororaphis subsp. chlororaphis DNA:
- the typA gene encoding translational GTPase TypA, whose product MIENLRNIAIIAHVDHGKTTLVDKLLRQSGTLERNELNDERVMDSNDQEKERGITILAKNTAINWNGYHINIVDTPGHADFGGEVERVMSMVDSVLLLVDAQDGPMPQTRFVTKKAFEAGLRPIVVINKVDRPGARPDWVLDQIFDLFDNLGATEEQLDFKVVYASALNGIAGLDHTDMAEDMTPLYQSIVDNVPAPAVDRDGPFQMQISALDYNSFLGVIGVGRIARGRVKPNTPVVAIDTEGKKRNGRILKLMGHHGLHRVDVEEAAAGDIVCISGFDELFISDTLCDPTAVEAMKPLTVDEPTVSMTFQVNDSPFCGKEGKFVTSRNIKERLDKELLYNVALRVEEGDSADKFKVSGRGELHLSVLIETMRREGFEMGVGRPEVIIREVDGVKQEPFENVTIDIPEESQGKVMEEMGLRKGDLSNMVPDGKGRVRLEYNIPARGLIGFRNQFLTLTNGAGILTSIFDRYAPMKSGHMSGRQNGVLVSVETGKALTYSLETLQARGKLFVEHGQEIYNGQIVGLNSRDNDLGVNPTKGKKLDNMRASGKDETIALVPPVRFTLEQALEFIQDDELCEVTPKSIRLRKKILDEGERTRAAKKAKN is encoded by the coding sequence GTGATCGAAAATCTACGCAACATCGCCATCATTGCTCACGTTGACCACGGTAAAACCACCCTGGTAGACAAACTCCTGCGTCAATCCGGCACCCTGGAGCGCAACGAGCTCAACGACGAGCGCGTGATGGACTCCAACGACCAGGAAAAAGAGCGCGGTATTACCATCCTGGCGAAAAACACCGCCATCAACTGGAACGGCTACCACATCAACATCGTGGACACCCCGGGCCACGCCGACTTCGGCGGTGAAGTTGAACGCGTAATGTCGATGGTCGACTCCGTTCTGCTGCTGGTCGACGCTCAAGACGGCCCTATGCCGCAAACCCGTTTCGTGACCAAGAAGGCGTTCGAAGCCGGCCTGCGTCCGATCGTGGTCATCAACAAGGTCGACCGTCCAGGCGCGCGTCCTGACTGGGTTCTGGACCAGATCTTCGACCTGTTCGACAACCTGGGCGCCACCGAAGAACAGCTGGACTTCAAAGTCGTCTACGCCTCGGCCCTGAACGGTATTGCCGGTCTGGACCACACCGACATGGCTGAAGACATGACCCCGCTGTACCAGTCGATCGTCGACAACGTTCCGGCTCCGGCCGTTGACCGTGACGGTCCGTTCCAGATGCAGATTTCGGCTCTGGACTACAACAGCTTTCTGGGTGTTATCGGCGTTGGCCGTATCGCTCGCGGTCGCGTCAAGCCGAACACTCCGGTCGTCGCTATCGACACCGAAGGCAAGAAGCGCAACGGCCGTATCCTGAAGCTGATGGGTCACCACGGTCTGCACCGTGTGGACGTTGAAGAAGCCGCTGCCGGCGACATCGTCTGCATCAGCGGTTTCGACGAGCTGTTCATCTCCGACACCCTGTGCGATCCGACCGCTGTTGAAGCGATGAAGCCGCTGACCGTCGACGAGCCAACCGTTTCCATGACCTTCCAGGTCAACGACTCGCCATTCTGCGGTAAAGAAGGCAAGTTCGTGACCAGCCGTAACATCAAGGAACGTCTGGACAAAGAGCTGCTGTACAACGTTGCACTGCGCGTTGAAGAAGGCGACTCGGCTGACAAGTTCAAGGTTTCCGGCCGTGGTGAGCTGCACCTGTCGGTACTGATCGAAACCATGCGTCGCGAAGGTTTCGAAATGGGCGTTGGCCGTCCTGAAGTAATCATCCGTGAAGTCGACGGCGTGAAGCAGGAACCGTTCGAAAACGTCACCATCGACATCCCTGAAGAATCCCAGGGCAAGGTCATGGAAGAAATGGGCCTGCGTAAGGGCGACCTGAGCAACATGGTTCCGGATGGCAAGGGCCGTGTACGCCTGGAATACAACATCCCGGCCCGTGGCCTGATCGGTTTCCGTAACCAGTTCCTGACCCTGACCAACGGTGCAGGCATCCTGACCTCGATCTTCGATCGCTACGCTCCGATGAAGTCCGGCCACATGTCCGGTCGTCAGAACGGCGTACTGGTTTCGGTCGAAACCGGCAAGGCGCTGACCTACTCCCTGGAAACCCTGCAGGCGCGCGGCAAGCTGTTCGTCGAGCACGGCCAGGAAATCTACAACGGTCAGATCGTTGGTCTGAACAGCCGTGACAACGACCTGGGCGTGAACCCAACCAAAGGCAAGAAGCTCGACAACATGCGTGCTTCGGGCAAGGACGAAACCATCGCCCTGGTTCCGCCGGTTCGTTTCACCCTGGAACAGGCTCTGGAATTCATCCAGGACGACGAGCTGTGCGAAGTGACTCCTAAGTCCATCCGTCTTCGCAAGAAGATCCTGGACGAAGGCGAGCGTACCCGCGCTGCCAAGAAAGCCAAGAACTGA
- a CDS encoding YkgJ family cysteine cluster protein, which translates to MMKSNLIAAAEIDRLDTWAKYSAPMCGSCMSSCCTLPVEVKIKDLIRIGIVDEFERGEPAKNIAKRLQKEGIVERYNQKSEIFTLQRMSNNDCLYLDRKSRLCTIYDKRPDTCRNHPKIGPRPGYCAYKPKPVERPTNTSSRTLERF; encoded by the coding sequence CTGATGAAGTCCAACCTGATCGCCGCCGCGGAAATCGACCGACTCGATACCTGGGCCAAGTATTCCGCGCCCATGTGCGGCTCCTGCATGTCCAGCTGCTGCACCCTGCCGGTGGAGGTCAAGATCAAGGATCTGATCCGCATCGGCATCGTCGACGAATTCGAGCGCGGCGAGCCGGCGAAGAACATCGCCAAGCGCCTGCAGAAGGAAGGCATCGTCGAGCGCTACAACCAGAAGTCCGAGATCTTCACCCTGCAGCGCATGAGTAACAACGACTGCCTGTATCTGGATCGTAAGAGCCGCCTGTGCACCATTTATGACAAGCGCCCGGACACCTGCCGCAACCACCCGAAGATCGGCCCGCGCCCGGGCTATTGCGCGTACAAGCCCAAGCCGGTGGAGCGCCCGACCAACACCAGCAGCCGGACCCTGGAACGCTTCTGA
- a CDS encoding glycogen/starch/alpha-glucan phosphorylase codes for MTQELQVRDAEVAAFRDAVLTKLTYAVGKDPDHAFDHDWFEAIALAARDHMVEHWMDHTRQIYRKGQKRVYYLSLEFLIGRLLYDSLSNLGLLDVARDALNDLGVDLERIRLLEPDAALGNGGLGRLAACFMESMSTLGIAGHGYGIRYEHGLFRQAIVDGWQQEQTEHWLDFGNPWEFERPEVIYSIGFGGSVETVTDEAGHARQVWWPAETVRAVAYDTPVVGWRGASVNTLRLWRARAMEDLHLERFNAGDHLGAVAEVARAESISRVLYPADSTEAGQELRLRQEYFFVSASLQDLLRRHKNMHDSVLSLGEHAAIQLNDTHPSIAVAELMRQLVDLHGIAWEAAWQITVETLAYTNHTLLPEALETWPVGLMERMLPRHMQIIYLINAQHIDSLRAKGIHDFDVLRAVSLIEEDNGRRVRMGNLAFLGSHSVNGVSGLHTQLMRSTVFSELHKLYPERINNKTNGITFRRWLYQANPKLTAMLVEAVGPELLDNPEELLLKLEPFAEKPAFRKQFAEQRLHSKRALAAIIHERLGIAVNPAALFDVQVKRIHEYKRQLLNLMHTVALYQAIRAEPEIDWVPRVKIFAGKAAASYHQAKLIIKLSNDIARTVNNDPTVRGLLKVVFLPNYNVSLAESIIPAADLSEQISTAGFEASGTSNMKFGLNGALTIGTLDGANVEMCERVGAEHMFIFGLSAQQVEARKRNGEFSAVPDIAASHRLNDVLQAIRGGVFSPDDPARYTGLIDSLVDYDRFHVCADFDSYWNAQLHVEERWRDSNQWWRSAVLNSARMGWFSSDRTIREYATEIWKALE; via the coding sequence ATGACTCAGGAACTGCAAGTTCGTGACGCTGAGGTGGCCGCTTTTCGCGACGCCGTCCTGACCAAACTCACCTACGCGGTGGGCAAAGACCCGGACCACGCCTTTGACCATGACTGGTTCGAAGCCATCGCCCTGGCGGCGCGCGATCACATGGTCGAGCACTGGATGGACCATACGCGGCAGATCTACCGCAAAGGCCAGAAACGCGTTTATTACCTGTCCCTGGAATTCCTCATCGGCCGCCTGCTCTACGACAGCCTGAGCAACCTCGGGCTGCTGGACGTGGCACGCGATGCGCTGAACGACCTGGGCGTCGACCTGGAGCGCATCCGCCTGCTGGAGCCGGATGCGGCGCTGGGCAACGGTGGCCTCGGCCGGCTGGCTGCGTGCTTCATGGAAAGCATGTCGACCCTGGGCATCGCCGGCCACGGCTACGGCATCCGTTATGAACACGGTTTGTTCCGCCAGGCCATCGTCGATGGCTGGCAGCAGGAGCAGACCGAGCACTGGCTGGACTTCGGCAACCCCTGGGAGTTCGAGCGCCCCGAAGTGATCTATTCGATCGGCTTCGGCGGCAGCGTCGAGACCGTCACCGACGAGGCCGGCCACGCCCGGCAGGTCTGGTGGCCGGCGGAAACCGTGCGCGCGGTGGCCTACGACACCCCGGTGGTCGGCTGGCGCGGTGCCAGCGTCAACACCTTGCGCCTGTGGCGGGCGCGGGCCATGGAAGACCTGCACCTGGAACGCTTCAACGCCGGCGACCACCTGGGCGCGGTGGCCGAGGTGGCCCGGGCCGAAAGCATTTCCCGGGTGCTCTACCCGGCGGACAGTACCGAAGCCGGGCAGGAACTGCGCCTGCGCCAGGAGTACTTCTTCGTCTCCGCGTCCCTGCAGGACCTGCTGCGCCGGCACAAGAACATGCACGATTCGGTGCTCAGCCTTGGCGAGCATGCGGCGATCCAGCTCAACGACACGCACCCGTCGATTGCCGTGGCCGAACTGATGCGCCAGCTGGTGGACCTGCATGGCATCGCCTGGGAAGCGGCCTGGCAGATCACCGTCGAGACCCTGGCCTACACCAACCACACGCTGCTGCCCGAGGCCCTGGAAACCTGGCCGGTGGGCCTGATGGAACGCATGCTGCCGCGGCACATGCAGATCATTTACCTGATCAACGCCCAGCACATCGATTCGCTGCGGGCCAAGGGCATCCACGACTTCGACGTGCTGCGCGCGGTGTCGCTGATCGAAGAAGACAACGGCCGCCGGGTGCGCATGGGCAACCTGGCGTTTCTCGGTTCCCACAGTGTCAACGGCGTGTCCGGCCTGCACACCCAGCTGATGCGCAGCACGGTGTTTTCCGAGCTGCACAAGCTGTATCCGGAGCGGATCAACAACAAGACCAACGGCATCACCTTCCGCCGCTGGCTGTACCAGGCCAACCCCAAGCTGACGGCGATGCTGGTCGAAGCCGTGGGCCCGGAGCTGCTGGACAACCCCGAGGAGCTGTTGCTCAAGCTCGAACCCTTCGCCGAGAAGCCGGCCTTTCGCAAGCAGTTCGCCGAACAGCGCCTGCACAGCAAGCGCGCGCTGGCGGCGATCATCCATGAACGCCTGGGCATCGCGGTCAATCCGGCGGCGCTGTTCGACGTCCAGGTCAAACGGATCCATGAGTACAAGCGCCAGTTGCTCAACCTGATGCACACGGTGGCGCTGTACCAGGCGATCCGCGCCGAGCCGGAAATCGACTGGGTGCCGCGGGTGAAGATCTTCGCCGGCAAGGCCGCGGCCAGTTATCACCAGGCCAAACTGATCATCAAGCTGAGCAACGACATCGCCCGCACGGTGAACAACGACCCGACCGTGCGCGGCCTGCTCAAGGTGGTGTTCCTGCCCAACTACAACGTTAGCCTGGCCGAAAGCATCATCCCGGCGGCGGACCTGTCGGAGCAGATTTCCACTGCCGGTTTCGAGGCCTCGGGCACCAGCAACATGAAGTTCGGCCTCAATGGCGCGCTGACCATCGGCACCCTGGACGGCGCTAACGTCGAGATGTGCGAGCGGGTCGGCGCCGAGCACATGTTCATCTTCGGCCTCAGCGCCCAGCAGGTGGAGGCACGCAAACGCAATGGCGAGTTCAGCGCGGTGCCGGACATCGCCGCCTCCCATCGTCTCAACGATGTGCTGCAGGCGATTCGTGGCGGGGTATTTTCGCCGGACGATCCGGCCCGTTACACCGGGCTGATCGATTCGCTGGTCGACTATGACCGCTTCCATGTGTGCGCCGATTTCGACTCCTACTGGAATGCCCAGCTGCATGTCGAAGAGCGCTGGCGCGACAGCAATCAATGGTGGCGTTCGGCGGTGCTCAACAGCGCGCGCATGGGCTGGTTCTCTTCGGATCGGACCATTCGCGAGTACGCCACAGAGATCTGGAAGGCTCTGGAATAG
- a CDS encoding class 1 fructose-bisphosphatase, translating to MSRVTLSRYLIEQTRSNNTPADLRFLIEVVARACKEISHAVSKGALGGVLGSMGTENVQGEVQKKLDVLSNEILLEANEWGGHLAGMASEEMDNAYQIPGKYPKGAYLLVFDPLDGSSNIDINAPVGTIFSVLRCPNEYLSQNEPLNEKAFLQPGTQQVAAGYAIYGPQTMLVLTLGDGVKGFTLDREMGSFVLTHEDITIPESTQEFAINMSNQRHWEAPVQRYVSELLAGEEGPLNKNYNMRWVAAMVADVHRILTRGGLFMYPRDSREPSKPGKLRLMYEANPMSFLVEQAGGASTDGHQRILDIQPEGLHQRVAVFLGSKEEVARVTAYHKE from the coding sequence ATGTCCCGCGTTACCCTGAGTCGCTATTTGATTGAGCAGACCCGCAGCAACAACACTCCTGCCGATCTGCGCTTCCTGATCGAAGTGGTGGCGCGTGCCTGCAAGGAGATCAGCCATGCCGTGTCCAAAGGCGCCCTGGGCGGTGTTCTGGGCAGCATGGGCACTGAAAACGTCCAAGGCGAAGTGCAGAAGAAGCTCGACGTGCTCTCCAACGAGATCCTGCTCGAAGCCAACGAATGGGGCGGCCACCTGGCCGGCATGGCGTCCGAGGAAATGGACAATGCCTACCAAATCCCGGGCAAATACCCGAAAGGCGCGTACCTGCTGGTATTCGACCCGCTGGACGGCTCGTCGAACATCGACATCAACGCCCCGGTCGGCACGATCTTCTCGGTATTGCGTTGCCCGAACGAATACCTGAGCCAGAACGAACCGCTCAATGAAAAGGCCTTCCTGCAGCCAGGCACCCAGCAGGTTGCCGCCGGTTACGCCATCTACGGCCCGCAGACCATGCTGGTGCTGACCCTGGGCGACGGCGTCAAGGGTTTCACCCTGGATCGCGAAATGGGCAGCTTCGTGCTGACCCACGAAGACATCACCATTCCTGAAAGCACCCAGGAATTCGCCATCAACATGTCCAACCAGCGTCACTGGGAAGCGCCGGTGCAGCGTTACGTGAGCGAATTGCTGGCAGGCGAAGAAGGCCCGCTGAACAAGAACTACAACATGCGCTGGGTGGCCGCGATGGTCGCCGACGTGCACCGCATCCTGACCCGCGGTGGCCTGTTCATGTACCCACGCGACAGCCGCGAGCCATCCAAGCCGGGCAAGCTGCGCCTGATGTACGAAGCCAACCCGATGTCGTTCCTGGTGGAACAGGCGGGCGGCGCTTCCACTGACGGTCACCAGCGCATTCTCGACATCCAGCCTGAAGGCCTGCACCAGCGCGTAGCGGTGTTCCTCGGCTCGAAGGAAGAAGTCGCCCGCGTCACCGCCTACCACAAGGAATAA
- a CDS encoding DUF924 family protein, which translates to MAAPWQPLLDWWFGSAEKPADIKAEKGRLWFGKRDSQDLEARERFGDLVEQALAGGLTEWAQRPQGWLALVLLLDQLPRMLYRETPKSFAGDLRAQALVAQGIAADFDRQLAPMQRSFVYLVFEHCENLAVQNEAISRFAALHDEQPLADQPVFADLLDYAERHQKIIARFGRFPHRNQILGRESTPEELAFLREPGSSF; encoded by the coding sequence ATGGCCGCGCCCTGGCAGCCCTTGCTCGACTGGTGGTTCGGTTCGGCCGAGAAACCCGCGGATATCAAGGCTGAAAAGGGCAGGCTGTGGTTTGGCAAGCGCGACAGCCAGGACCTCGAGGCGCGCGAGCGTTTCGGGGATCTGGTGGAACAGGCCTTGGCCGGCGGATTGACCGAGTGGGCGCAACGCCCGCAAGGTTGGCTGGCCCTGGTGCTGCTGCTCGACCAACTGCCGCGTATGCTGTATCGCGAAACCCCCAAGAGCTTTGCCGGCGATCTACGTGCCCAGGCGCTGGTGGCCCAGGGTATTGCCGCGGATTTCGACCGCCAGTTGGCGCCGATGCAACGCAGCTTTGTCTACCTGGTGTTCGAGCATTGCGAGAACCTGGCGGTGCAGAACGAAGCGATCTCCAGGTTCGCCGCCTTGCACGACGAGCAGCCGCTGGCCGACCAACCGGTGTTCGCCGATCTGCTGGACTACGCCGAACGGCATCAGAAAATCATCGCCCGCTTCGGGCGTTTCCCCCATCGCAACCAGATTCTCGGGCGTGAATCGACGCCGGAGGAACTGGCGTTCCTGCGCGAGCCGGGTTCCAGCTTCTAG
- a CDS encoding type II toxin-antitoxin system RelE/ParE family toxin — protein sequence MTFKVVLLHSAETDLIELRTYLTQRFSTATWHNSYSSLKQAIRQLATLPYAGAIPAELEQLHVGHYRQILSGMNRIIYEVRDATIYIHVIADTRQDLQTMLMKRLLRVRR from the coding sequence GTGACATTCAAGGTAGTGCTTCTGCATTCGGCGGAAACCGACCTCATCGAGTTGCGTACCTACCTCACCCAGCGGTTCTCCACCGCTACCTGGCACAACAGCTACAGCAGCCTAAAACAAGCCATTCGCCAACTGGCCACCCTGCCCTACGCCGGGGCGATTCCCGCAGAACTCGAACAACTGCATGTCGGCCACTACCGACAGATACTCTCGGGGATGAATCGAATCATCTATGAAGTACGAGACGCTACCATCTACATCCATGTCATCGCCGATACCCGCCAAGACCTGCAAACCATGCTGATGAAGCGGCTGCTGCGAGTCAGGCGCTAA
- a CDS encoding type II toxin-antitoxin system Phd/YefM family antitoxin → MKLSSQIKPISYLKSHTAEIVKTITESREPMVITQNGEAKLVVMDVKSFEQQEETMALLKILALGNREIDEGQFRDAQDVFDKLDQADQP, encoded by the coding sequence ATGAAGCTTTCTTCTCAGATCAAACCGATCAGTTACCTGAAAAGCCATACCGCCGAGATCGTCAAAACCATCACCGAAAGCCGTGAGCCCATGGTCATTACCCAGAACGGCGAGGCAAAACTGGTGGTCATGGATGTGAAAAGCTTCGAGCAGCAGGAAGAAACCATGGCGCTGCTGAAGATCCTCGCCCTCGGTAATCGTGAGATCGATGAAGGCCAATTCCGCGATGCCCAGGACGTGTTCGACAAACTGGACCAGGCCGACCAACCGTGA